The following coding sequences lie in one Populus trichocarpa isolate Nisqually-1 chromosome 14, P.trichocarpa_v4.1, whole genome shotgun sequence genomic window:
- the LOC7486834 gene encoding pectin acetylesterase 6 encodes MKQVQVLSLFVFTLIGNVLSGSNHVFQDLKDRQGVLSFLEYYAAVSPSSSVTDKPLMVGLTLIQGADSSGAVCLDGTLPGYHLDRGSGTGKDSWLVQLEGGGWCDTIRNCVYRKTTRRGSSKLFEKQLPFTGILSDKAEENPDFFNWNRVKVRYCDGASFSGDSQNEASQLYFRGQRIWSAAMEYLMAEGMQNATQALLSGCSAGGLASIIHCDEFRELFPQSTKVKCLSDAGMFLNAMDISGGHTLQNFYSGVVSLQEVQKSLPSTCIDHLDPTSCFFPQNLVAAVRTPLFLLNSAYDVWQLRSSLAPPSADPHGTWKECRQNNAQCNSSQIQFLQEFRNQMLDAIKVFSSSNQNGLFINSCFAHCQSERQDTWFADDSPRIGNKRIAQSVGDWYFDREDVKAVDCPYPCDNTCHNLVFNDVVSNITFSQSTRLTSTPLNLLIVFLVSLCSISTTGFKFVR; translated from the exons atgAAGCAGGTGCAAGTGTTGTCCCTGTTCGTGTTTACTTTAATTGGGAATGTTTTGAGCGGATCTAACCAtgtttttcaagatttgaaAGATAGGCAAGGAGTCCTCTCCTTCCTTGAGTACTATGCGGCTGTCTCACCTTCTTCCTCTGTTACTGATAAACCTCTCATGGTCGGCCTCACTCTTATTCAGGGAGCTGATTCCAGTGGAGCTG TCTGTTTGGATGGAACACTGCCCGGTTACCACTTGGATCGTGGGTCTGGAACGGGAAAAGATAGCTGGCTCGTTCAGTTAGAG GGAGGAGGGTGGTGCGATACCATTAGAAATTGTGTTTACCGCAAAACTACTCGTCGTGGTTCATCAAAactttttgaaaagcaattaccTTTCACTGGAATATTAAGTGATAAAGCAGAAGAAAATCCAG ATTTCTTTAACTGGAACAGAGTAAAGGTACGTTATTGTGATGGCGCATCTTTTAGCGGGGACAGTCAGAATGAG GCTTCACAGCTTTATTTTCGAGGACAACGTATCTGGTCAGCTGCAATGGAATATTTAATGGCTGAAGGAATGCAAAATGCCACTCag GCTCTTCTCTCTGGATGCTCTGCTGGGGGCTTGGCATCCATAATTCATTGTGATGAATTCAGGGAATTATTTCCACAGTCTACAAAAGTGAAATGCTTAAGTGATGCTGGAATGTTTCTCAATGC AATGGATATATCAGGTGGGCACACCCTGCAAAACTTTTATAGTGGTGTAGTCAGCTTACAG GAAGTGCAAAAGAGTCTGCCAAGTACTTGTATTGACCACCTAGATCCAACTTCG TGCTTCTTTCCCCAGAATTTGGTTGCTGCTGTAAGGACTCCACTATTTCTTCTCAATTCAGCCTATGATGTATGGCAG CTGCGGTCCAGTTTAGCTCCACCATCAGCTGATCCTCATGGTACATGGAAAGAATGCAGACAAAATAATGCACAATGTAATTCATCACAGATCCAATTTTTGCAAG AATTCAGGAATCAAATGCTGGATGCCATAAAAGTCTTTTCATCATCCAATCAAAATGGTTTGTTCATAAATTCTTGTTTTGCTCATTGCCAATCTGAGAGACAAGATACATGGTTCGCTGATGATTCTCCACGTATAGGGAACAAG AGGATTGCACAATCTGTTGGAGACTGGTATTTTGATCGGGAAGATGTTAAAGCTGTTGACTGTCCATACCCCTGTGACAACACATGCCATAATCTAGTTTTCAA TGATGTTGTTTCAAACATAACGTTCTCCCAGTCTACAAGGTTAACTTCAACCCCATTAAATCTGCTCATCGTCTTCTTGGTGTCATTATGTTCTATAAGCACTACGGGGTTTAAGTTTGTCCGGTGA
- the LOC7455383 gene encoding uncharacterized protein LOC7455383, giving the protein MASDESMALLSSSVQEDDPYDHDTDDGYQPPSLHNLSRLSMCTSSLYTNEDDDYQDCDGMKMFLSRLPAENFDADEELSDDHKEGNNKNTLDLSSDSDEEPGCYSLPATPPRRRNRGGLINQVQLIGAKDYASENEAQKGITRQKMRKNLRKRRVIRERWMDNNNMSFKKKEEEMTGVSNYGYCNSFSGESEGGGLVVITRPKGGRRSLCMDLDEVKACRDLGFELEHERMLEMPGRVSLSGSTLDTSSGGNSPIANWRISSPGDDPRDVKARLKVWAQAVAIASASRHGGV; this is encoded by the exons ATGGCTTCAGATGAGAGTATGGCCTTGCTTTCTTCTTCAGTTCAAGAAGATGATCCATATGATCATGACACGGATGATGGGTATCAGCCTCCTAGTCTTCATAACCTGTCTAGGTTGTCCATGTGTACAAGTTCCTTGTACaccaatgaagatgatgattatCAAGATTGTGATGGGATGAAGATGTTTCTTTCAAGATTGCCTGCAGAGAATTTTGATGCTGATGAGGAACTCTCTGATGATCATAAAGAAGGCAATAACAAAAACACACTTGACCTCTCTTCAGATTCTGATGAAGAGCCAGGGTGCTACTCACTTCCAGCGACACCACCTCGGAGGAGAAATCGTGGTGGCTTAATAAATCAAGTACAGTTAATTGGAGCGAAAGATTATGCCAGTGAAAATGAAGCTCAAAAGGGTATCACGAGACAAAAGATGAGAAAGAATTTGAGGAAAAGAAGGGTCATAAGAGAAAGGTGGATGGACAATAACAACAtgagttttaaaaagaaagaagaggagatgACGGGGGTGAGTAATTATGGGTATTGTAATAGTTTTAGTGGGGAGAGTGAAGGTGGTGGGTTGGTAGTGATAACAAGGCCGAAAGGAGGGAGGAGGTCGTTGTGTATGGACTTGGATGAAGTGAAGGCTTGTAGGGATCTTGGGTTTGAATTGGAACATGAGAGGATGCTAGAGATGCCTGGTCGTGTCTCCCTTTCAGGATCTACTCTTGATACTAGCAGTGGTGGCAATTCTCCTATTGCCAACTGGCGCATCTCTAGCCCTG GTGATGATCCGCGAGATGTTAAGGCAAGGCTCAAGGTATGGGCACAGGCAGTGGCAATTGCATCTGCATCTAGACATGGTGGCGTCTGA
- the LOC7486835 gene encoding uncharacterized protein LOC7486835 isoform X1 has protein sequence MFMTRFIGRTLLAAAKSETHAASAAAATATSGHNPLEEFFEADRSQDEDKPIVYGRSWKASELRLKSWDDLQKLWYVLLKEKNMLMTQRQMLHAQNFRFPNPERLPKVRKSMCRIKHVLTERAIEEPDSRRSAEMKRMINAL, from the exons ATGTTTATGACAAGATTTATTGGGAGGACACTCCTTGCTGCTGCTAAATCTGAAACTCATGCTGCCTCTGCCGCTGCTGCTACAGCTACATCTGGACATAACCCACTTGAGGAATTCTTTGAGGCTGATAGGAGCCAGGATGAGGATAAACCAATTGTTTATG GGCGAAGTTGGAAAGCTTCTGAACTGCGTCTGAAGTCTTGGGATGATCTTCAAAAGTTATGGTATGTCCTGTTAAAGGAGAAAAACATGCTGATGACTCAACGGCAGATGCTTCATGCCCAGAACTTTCGATTTCCCAATCCAGAGCGCTTACCCAAG GTGAGGAAGTCAATGTGCCGTATCAAGCATGTACTCACGGAGAGAGCCATAGAAGAGCCAGATTCCAGGAGGTCTGCTGAGATGAAGAGGATGATAAATGCTTTGTGA
- the LOC7486835 gene encoding uncharacterized protein LOC7486835 isoform X2 produces the protein MFMTRFIGRTLLAAAKSETHAASAAAATATSGHNPLEEFFEADRSQDEDKPIVYGRSWKASELRLKSWDDLQKLWYVLLKEKNMLMTQRQMLHAQNFRFPNPERLPKCILTSPTANSVLFQ, from the exons ATGTTTATGACAAGATTTATTGGGAGGACACTCCTTGCTGCTGCTAAATCTGAAACTCATGCTGCCTCTGCCGCTGCTGCTACAGCTACATCTGGACATAACCCACTTGAGGAATTCTTTGAGGCTGATAGGAGCCAGGATGAGGATAAACCAATTGTTTATG GGCGAAGTTGGAAAGCTTCTGAACTGCGTCTGAAGTCTTGGGATGATCTTCAAAAGTTATGGTATGTCCTGTTAAAGGAGAAAAACATGCTGATGACTCAACGGCAGATGCTTCATGCCCAGAACTTTCGATTTCCCAATCCAGAGCGCTTACCCAAG TGCATTCTCACAAGCCCGACTGCAAATTCTGTTCTATTTCAATGA
- the LOC7455384 gene encoding transcription factor MYB61, with protein sequence MGRHSCCYKQKLRKGLWSPEEDEKLLRHITKYGHGCWSSVPKQAGLQRCGKSCRLRWINYLRPDLKRGTFSQQEENLIIELHAVLGNRWSQIAAQLPGRTDNEIKNLWNSCLKKKLRQRGIDPVTHKPLSEVENGEDKNPPASGTQDKASAVSNTELNLLKADNSKSSGANLQEKRSSPISPNGYQLERESTSGSKVMNGNGNNTNDHVNNNLMTPTSNKDFFLDRFTASHHQGSTSNCQPSDFVGHFPLQQLNYASNARLATNSIPSLWLSQTSKAFDMNSEFSSTAIPSILPPAVTSSFHSTSMSYKPSITVSPDNPSLPSFTTNSCRLWETGTPRSNSNSNTVSNGSTELQSNSSFFENAIFSWGLGECGSAEKEAQNHLMGSQHEDIKWPEYLQNPLLMAAALQNQNQQSLYNEIKSETQVVTENSSGMWPHNHQQQQPLQNPDICPRDIQRITASYGYI encoded by the exons ATGGGGAGGCACTCTTGTTGCTACAAGCAGAAGCTAAGGAAAGGCCTGTGGTCGCCTGAGGAAGATGAGAAACTCTTAAGGCATATCACCAAGTATGGCCATGGTTGTTGGAGCTCTGTCCCAAAGCAAGCTG GTTTGCAAAGGTGTGGCAAGAGCTGCAGACTAAGGTGGATTAATTACTTGAGGCCTGATTTGAAGAGAGGCACATTCTCACAGCAGGAAGAGAACCTCATAATTGAGCTTCATGCAGTTCTAGGAAATAG GTGGTCTCAGATTGCGGCACAATTGCCTGGAAGGACAGACAATGAAATAAAGAATCTATGGAACTCCtgcttaaagaaaaaacttcGGCAGAGAGGCATTGACCCTGTTACCCACAAACCACTTTCTGAGGTTGAAAATGGAGAAGACAAGAATCCACCTGCTAGTGGCACCCAAGATAAAGCCTCTGCAGTCTCCAATACTGAACTCAACCTCCTCAAAGCTGATAATTCTAAGTCATCAGGAgcaaatttacaagaaaaaagatCATCTCCAATTTCTCCAAATGGCTACCAATTGGAGAGGGAAAGTACTTCCGGCTCCAAGGTCATGAATGGCAACGGCAATAACACCAATGACCATGTTAACAACAATTTGATGACACCAACAAGCAACAAAGACTTTTTCTTGGATAGGTTTACAGCCTCCCACCATCAAGGTTCCACAAGTAACTGCCAGCCTTCGGATTTCGTGGGGCATTTCCCTCTTCAGCAATTGAATTATGCATCCAATGCCAGGCTCGCAACGAACTCGATTCCCTCCCTCTGGTTGAGCCAAACCAGCAAAGCCTTTGACATGAACTCTGAATTCTCTTCGACTGCGATACCCTCCATTCTTCCACCAGCAGTAACAAGCTCATTTCATTCTACTTCTATGAGCTACAAGCCTTCCATTACTGTTTCACCTGACAATCCTTCATTGCCCTCTTTTACTACCAACAGCTGTCGGCTGTGGGAAACCGGTACCCCCAGAAGCAACAGTAACAGCAATACTGTAAGCAATGGCAGTACCGAGCTGCAAAGCAACAGCTCCTTCTTTGAGAACGCCATCTTTTCTTGGGGACTAGGAGAGTGTGGCTCAGCAGAAAAAGAGGCACAGAACCACTTGATGGGAAGCCAGCACGAGGACATCAAGTGGCCTGAATATCTTCAAAATCCATTGCTCATGGCTGCTGctttacaaaatcaaaatcagcaATCATTGTACAATGAGATAAAATCAGAAACGCAAGTCGTAACTGAAAATTCAAGTGGTATGTGGCCTCATaaccaccagcagcagcaacctTTACAAAATCCTGATATATGTCCCAGGGATATTCAGAGAATTACAGCATCATATGGATATATTTAG